Proteins encoded by one window of uncultured Draconibacterium sp.:
- a CDS encoding succinate dehydrogenase cytochrome b subunit, with product MSKFLTASIGRKFVMSLSGLFLVVFIAVHLGLNLLLIFDNSGDLFNQGAHFMATNPLIKIMEPILGLGFIIHIVWSFFLEYQNWKARPVKYAKKNMSGASSWASRNMLVLGGLVLVFLIIHIINFFIKMKFTGDPLLAEVTVNGEHMHNAYALVSAAFINSTALGIFYILGGILLGIHLSHGFWSAFQTLGLNNKHWLNRWKVIGTIYAILVAVGFAVIPLYFMVGLYK from the coding sequence ATGAGCAAATTTTTAACAGCCTCGATTGGAAGAAAATTTGTGATGAGCCTGTCGGGATTATTCCTGGTAGTCTTTATTGCAGTCCACTTGGGCCTCAACTTATTACTGATCTTTGACAACAGCGGTGATTTGTTTAATCAGGGAGCTCACTTTATGGCTACTAACCCTCTGATTAAAATTATGGAACCTATCCTCGGATTGGGTTTTATCATTCACATTGTTTGGTCATTCTTTCTAGAGTATCAAAACTGGAAAGCACGCCCGGTTAAGTATGCCAAAAAGAACATGAGCGGAGCAAGCTCGTGGGCATCGCGTAACATGCTGGTATTAGGCGGTTTGGTTTTGGTATTCCTTATCATCCACATCATTAACTTCTTTATTAAGATGAAGTTTACCGGTGATCCGCTTTTGGCAGAAGTTACCGTAAACGGCGAACACATGCACAATGCATACGCTTTGGTTTCGGCCGCTTTTATTAACAGCACTGCACTGGGTATTTTCTACATTCTTGGTGGTATTTTACTTGGAATTCACCTGTCGCATGGTTTCTGGTCGGCTTTCCAAACTTTAGGTTTAAACAACAAACATTGGTTAAACCGCTGGAAAGTTATTGGTACGATTTACGCAATTCTTGTTGCTGTGGGTTTCGCCGTTATTCCACTTTATTTCATGGTAGGATTGTATAAATAA
- a CDS encoding fumarate reductase/succinate dehydrogenase flavoprotein subunit, giving the protein MSILENKIPEGPLAEKWSKHKAAIKVVSPANKRKLEIIVVGTGLGGASAAASLAELGYKVKAFCYQDSPRRAHSIAAQGGINAAKNYQNDNDSVYRLFYDTIKGGDYRAREANVYRLAEVSPNIIDQCVAQGVPFGREYGGLLDNRSFGGVLVSRTFYARGQTGQQLLIGAYQALNRQISKGAVEMYNRHEMLDLVKIDGKARGIIARDLVSGEIKRFGAHAVVVATGGYGNVFFLSTNAMGSNGSAAWQCYKRGAFMSNPCFVQIHPTCIPVHGDQQSKLTLMSESLRNDGRVWVPKKKEDAIKLQKGELHPNDIADEDRDFYLERRYPSYGNLVPRDVASRAAKERCDAGFGVNAEGKAVFLDFKYAIDRLGKHVIEARYGNLFQMYEKITDVDPYKAPMMIYPAIHYSMGGTWVDYNLMTSVPGLYSIGEANFSDHGANRLGASALMQGLADGYFVLPYTIGDYLADEIMTPMADTNAPEFAAVEKEVKDRIEKLYNIKGSKPVDYFHKKLGQVMWDYVGMARNAEGLKKAIEMIKEIRAEFWKDVRIPGELDNLNPELEKAGRVADFFDIGELMARDALDRNESCGGHFREESATEEGEAKRNDEEFTYVSCWEYKGEGVEPDMHKEDLVFENVKLTQRSYK; this is encoded by the coding sequence ATGAGCATTTTAGAGAATAAGATACCTGAAGGGCCATTAGCAGAAAAGTGGAGCAAACACAAAGCTGCCATTAAAGTAGTGAGCCCTGCTAACAAGCGTAAATTAGAAATTATTGTTGTGGGTACCGGTTTAGGTGGTGCCTCGGCAGCTGCTTCTTTAGCAGAATTAGGATATAAAGTAAAAGCATTTTGTTACCAGGACAGCCCACGTCGTGCACACTCAATTGCTGCACAGGGTGGTATTAATGCTGCTAAAAACTATCAGAACGATAACGACTCGGTTTATCGTTTGTTCTACGATACTATTAAAGGTGGTGACTACCGCGCACGCGAAGCTAACGTTTACCGTTTGGCAGAAGTGTCGCCAAACATTATCGACCAGTGTGTTGCACAGGGTGTTCCATTTGGTCGCGAATACGGTGGTTTGTTAGACAACCGTTCGTTTGGTGGTGTGTTGGTAAGTCGAACGTTCTACGCACGTGGGCAAACCGGTCAGCAGTTGTTAATCGGTGCTTACCAGGCCTTAAACCGTCAGATTTCGAAAGGTGCTGTTGAAATGTACAACCGCCACGAAATGCTGGACTTGGTTAAGATCGACGGAAAAGCTCGTGGTATTATTGCCCGCGACCTTGTTTCGGGCGAGATTAAACGTTTTGGTGCGCACGCTGTTGTAGTTGCAACAGGTGGTTACGGAAACGTATTCTTCCTGTCGACAAATGCAATGGGAAGTAATGGATCGGCTGCCTGGCAATGTTACAAACGTGGTGCTTTTATGTCGAACCCATGTTTCGTACAGATTCACCCAACTTGTATTCCTGTTCATGGCGATCAGCAATCGAAACTGACTTTGATGTCGGAGTCGTTGCGTAACGATGGTCGTGTTTGGGTTCCGAAGAAAAAAGAAGACGCAATTAAGTTGCAGAAAGGTGAACTTCACCCGAACGATATTGCTGATGAGGATCGTGACTTTTACCTGGAAAGAAGATATCCTTCTTACGGTAACCTTGTACCTCGTGACGTTGCGTCGCGTGCTGCAAAAGAACGTTGCGATGCCGGATTCGGTGTAAATGCTGAAGGTAAAGCAGTATTCCTTGATTTTAAATATGCCATCGACCGTTTAGGTAAACACGTAATTGAAGCACGTTATGGAAACCTTTTCCAGATGTATGAGAAAATTACAGATGTTGATCCGTACAAAGCGCCCATGATGATTTACCCGGCTATTCACTACTCAATGGGTGGTACCTGGGTTGATTACAACCTGATGACTTCGGTTCCCGGTTTGTATTCAATTGGTGAAGCTAACTTCTCCGATCACGGAGCTAACCGCCTTGGTGCTTCGGCACTGATGCAAGGTTTGGCCGACGGATATTTCGTATTGCCATACACAATTGGTGATTACCTGGCTGACGAAATTATGACGCCAATGGCCGACACAAACGCTCCTGAGTTTGCTGCGGTTGAAAAAGAAGTAAAAGATCGTATCGAAAAATTATACAACATTAAAGGTTCGAAACCGGTTGACTATTTCCACAAAAAACTTGGACAAGTAATGTGGGATTACGTTGGTATGGCCCGTAATGCTGAAGGATTGAAAAAAGCGATCGAGATGATTAAGGAAATTCGCGCTGAATTCTGGAAAGATGTTCGTATTCCTGGCGAATTGGACAACCTTAACCCTGAGTTGGAGAAAGCCGGTCGTGTTGCCGATTTCTTCGATATTGGTGAGTTGATGGCTCGCGATGCACTCGACAGAAACGAATCGTGTGGTGGACACTTCCGCGAAGAGTCGGCTACCGAAGAAGGTGAAGCAAAACGTAACGACGAAGAATTCACTTACGTTTCGTGCTGGGAGTACAAAGGAGAGGGCGTTGAGCCGGATATGCATAAAGAAGATTTGGTGTTTGAGAATGTGAAGCTTACGCAGCGTTCTTACAAATAA
- a CDS encoding succinate dehydrogenase/fumarate reductase iron-sulfur subunit — MADKILKKLKIKVWRQKNAKSKGKFETYTIENVSTGSSFLEMMDILNFQLIEEGIDPIAFDHDCREGICGTCSLYINGRPHGPDTEVTTCQLHMRKFKDGETITIEPWRARAFPVIKDLVVDRTAFEKILQAGGFVSVNTGGVPDANAIPVAKDDAEESMDAAACIGCGACVAACKNASAMLFVSAKVSHLAKLPQGKVEAASRAKSMVAKMDELGFGGCTNTQACEAECPKSISITNIARLNREYLCAKVSE; from the coding sequence ATGGCTGATAAGATTCTAAAAAAACTCAAAATAAAAGTTTGGCGTCAAAAGAATGCCAAATCAAAAGGTAAATTCGAAACATATACAATTGAGAATGTTTCAACCGGGTCTTCTTTCCTTGAAATGATGGATATTCTGAATTTCCAGCTTATTGAAGAAGGAATTGATCCAATCGCTTTCGACCACGATTGCCGCGAAGGTATCTGCGGTACTTGTAGTCTGTATATTAATGGCCGCCCACACGGACCAGACACAGAGGTTACTACCTGCCAGTTGCATATGCGTAAGTTCAAAGATGGCGAAACCATTACTATTGAACCTTGGCGTGCACGTGCATTCCCGGTAATTAAAGACCTTGTTGTTGACCGTACAGCTTTCGAGAAAATTCTTCAGGCTGGTGGTTTCGTATCGGTAAATACCGGAGGTGTTCCTGATGCAAACGCTATTCCAGTTGCTAAAGATGATGCAGAAGAATCTATGGATGCAGCAGCATGTATTGGTTGTGGTGCTTGTGTAGCAGCGTGTAAAAACGCATCGGCTATGTTATTTGTTTCAGCAAAAGTTTCGCACCTGGCAAAATTGCCTCAGGGTAAAGTTGAAGCTGCCAGCCGTGCCAAAAGTATGGTGGCAAAAATGGATGAACTTGGTTTTGGTGGATGTACCAATACTCAGGCTTGCGAAGCTGAGTGTCCAAAAAGCATCTCTATCACCAACATTGCCCGCTTGAACCGCGAGTACTTGTGCGCAAAAGTTAGCGAATAA
- a CDS encoding queuosine precursor transporter yields MKNKVSVLFMLAGILFATCLLISNILASKIMMIGPWSAPAGVLIFPLAYIINDVLVEVWGYQKTRLIIWAGFGVNVLAVLFFTLAITVNAAPFWENQDAFATVLGSTPRIVAASMLAYLMGSFLNAYVMSKFKVLTKGKGFSIRAVVSTLVGEGADSAIFITIAFAGMFPVNALLTMIITQAIIKTVYEIAVLPLTIWVVGKVKKLEGIDTYDYQISYNPFKLKFEGLKN; encoded by the coding sequence ATGAAGAATAAAGTATCCGTTCTGTTTATGCTTGCAGGTATTCTTTTCGCCACCTGCTTATTGATTTCCAACATTCTTGCTTCAAAAATTATGATGATCGGCCCGTGGTCAGCACCGGCCGGAGTATTGATCTTTCCACTGGCATACATCATTAACGATGTGCTGGTTGAAGTGTGGGGTTATCAGAAAACCCGCCTGATTATTTGGGCAGGATTTGGAGTAAATGTACTTGCCGTATTGTTCTTTACCCTTGCAATTACTGTAAATGCTGCTCCTTTCTGGGAAAACCAGGATGCCTTTGCAACCGTTTTGGGCAGTACACCGAGAATCGTAGCTGCCAGTATGCTGGCCTACCTAATGGGGTCTTTTCTGAATGCCTATGTAATGAGCAAGTTTAAAGTGCTTACCAAAGGAAAAGGTTTTTCCATTCGTGCAGTTGTGTCAACACTTGTTGGAGAAGGTGCTGATTCGGCCATTTTTATTACCATCGCTTTTGCCGGGATGTTTCCTGTAAATGCGCTGCTTACCATGATCATTACCCAGGCCATCATCAAAACCGTGTACGAAATTGCCGTGCTTCCGCTAACAATTTGGGTTGTTGGTAAAGTAAAAAAACTGGAAGGTATCGATACTTACGATTACCAGATATCGTACAATCCTTTTAAGTTGAAGTTTGAAGGACTTAAGAACTGA
- the queC gene encoding 7-cyano-7-deazaguanine synthase QueC has translation MTSTDDIDKKKALVVFSGGQDSTTCLFWAKQEFDEVFAIAFNYGQRHAIELESAKTIAETAGVPLQVFHMDLISQLSQNSLTHHSMQVDRHKPEDTPPNTLVEGRNMLFLTYAAIFAKVHNIHNLVTGVGQADFSGYPDCRNDFIVSLNDTLNLSMDYPYQIHTPLMWKNKSEIWQLADELGILELVQNETVTCYNGIKGKGCGECPACELRNKGLKLYLEKKVNE, from the coding sequence ATGACATCAACAGATGACATAGATAAGAAAAAAGCGCTGGTGGTTTTTTCGGGCGGACAGGATTCTACTACTTGCTTGTTCTGGGCAAAACAAGAATTCGACGAAGTATTTGCCATTGCGTTTAACTACGGGCAGCGCCATGCCATAGAGCTGGAATCGGCAAAAACAATTGCAGAAACGGCCGGAGTGCCTTTGCAGGTTTTTCATATGGATCTGATCTCACAACTAAGCCAGAATTCATTAACGCACCACAGCATGCAGGTTGACCGCCATAAACCTGAAGACACACCACCCAACACACTGGTGGAAGGCCGGAATATGTTGTTTTTAACTTACGCCGCCATTTTTGCAAAAGTGCATAATATACATAATCTTGTAACGGGTGTAGGACAGGCCGATTTTAGTGGTTACCCTGATTGCAGGAATGATTTTATCGTTTCGCTGAATGATACACTGAATCTGTCGATGGATTATCCGTATCAGATTCATACGCCATTGATGTGGAAGAACAAGAGCGAGATCTGGCAACTGGCTGATGAACTGGGCATTCTTGAACTGGTACAGAACGAAACCGTTACCTGCTACAATGGCATTAAAGGAAAAGGTTGTGGAGAATGTCCGGCTTGTGAACTGCGGAATAAAGGTCTGAAGTTATATTTGGAAAAGAAAGTGAATGAGTAA
- the queF gene encoding preQ(1) synthase: MSELKHLGNETNYDFNYRPDVLESFDNKHPENDYWVKFNCPEFTSLCPITGQPDFATIYLSYIPDEKLVESKSLKLYLFSFRNHGAFHEDCINIMMKDLIALMNPKYIEVWGKFLPRGGLSIDPFSNYGKPGTKYEDMAWHRMQNHDLNPETIDNR, encoded by the coding sequence ATGAGCGAATTAAAACACCTGGGAAACGAGACGAATTACGATTTTAACTATCGTCCTGATGTATTGGAGTCGTTTGATAATAAGCACCCCGAAAATGACTATTGGGTTAAATTCAACTGCCCCGAGTTTACCAGTCTGTGCCCCATTACCGGGCAGCCCGATTTTGCAACTATCTACCTCAGTTACATCCCTGATGAAAAGCTGGTGGAAAGCAAAAGTTTGAAGCTCTATTTGTTTAGTTTCCGCAACCACGGTGCTTTTCATGAGGATTGTATCAATATCATGATGAAAGATTTGATCGCTTTGATGAATCCAAAATACATTGAGGTGTGGGGAAAATTTCTACCGCGCGGCGGCCTTAGCATCGATCCGTTTTCAAATTACGGAAAACCGGGGACTAAATACGAAGATATGGCGTGGCATCGTATGCAAAATCATGATTTGAATCCGGAGACGATTGATAACCGGTAG
- a CDS encoding adenosine deaminase: MTSRKQIELINTLPKAELHVHIEGTFEPELMFTIAERNDIRLKYKSVDDLRAAYQFNNLQEFLDLYYAGAYVLLYEQDFYDLTLAYLKKCHEEKVAHTEIFFDPQTHTQRGVPYENVINGIQQACIDARNEWGITYRLIPNFLRHLSEEDAIKTFKESLRFGELFSAFGLDSSEKGHPPAKFKKVFGMVRAEGFLTVAHAGEEGPAQNVWDAIEMLKVARIDHGVRSIDDAVLLDELARIEMPLTVCPLSNLKLKVVNDMVDHPLKKLLDHNIVATVNSDDPAYFGGYMNANFHAVNEALNLSNEDIVTLAANSFKASFLPNEEKEKWLDEIAKLGI; this comes from the coding sequence ATGACATCCAGAAAACAAATTGAGTTAATAAATACGCTTCCCAAAGCTGAATTACATGTACATATTGAGGGTACTTTTGAGCCGGAATTGATGTTTACCATTGCCGAACGAAATGATATTCGGTTGAAATATAAATCAGTTGATGATTTGCGTGCGGCCTATCAATTCAACAACTTACAGGAATTTCTTGATTTATATTATGCCGGAGCCTACGTGTTGCTTTACGAGCAGGATTTTTACGACCTTACCTTAGCCTACTTGAAAAAGTGCCACGAAGAAAAAGTGGCACACACCGAGATCTTTTTCGATCCGCAAACACATACACAGCGTGGCGTTCCGTATGAGAATGTGATTAATGGTATTCAACAGGCCTGTATCGACGCCCGAAATGAATGGGGCATTACTTACCGGCTTATTCCTAATTTTTTGCGTCACCTGAGTGAGGAGGACGCCATAAAGACCTTTAAAGAATCGTTGCGATTTGGAGAATTATTTTCTGCTTTCGGACTCGATTCCAGCGAAAAAGGTCATCCGCCTGCCAAGTTTAAAAAGGTGTTTGGAATGGTACGTGCCGAAGGTTTCCTAACCGTGGCACATGCCGGAGAAGAAGGACCTGCACAAAACGTTTGGGATGCCATTGAAATGCTAAAGGTTGCCCGTATCGATCATGGAGTACGTTCGATCGATGATGCAGTATTACTGGATGAACTGGCCCGTATTGAAATGCCATTAACGGTTTGTCCGCTGTCGAACCTAAAGCTTAAAGTGGTGAATGATATGGTTGATCATCCATTAAAAAAGCTTCTGGATCATAACATTGTGGCAACAGTAAATTCCGACGATCCTGCCTATTTTGGTGGGTACATGAACGCCAATTTCCATGCGGTTAATGAGGCGCTTAATCTTTCAAACGAAGATATTGTAACACTGGCAGCCAATTCGTTTAAAGCCAGTTTTCTGCCTAATGAGGAAAAAGAAAAGTGGCTTGATGAGATTGCTAAACTGGGAATCTAA
- a CDS encoding Gfo/Idh/MocA family oxidoreductase: MTNRRDFIKTSAMATAGVGIASSMPLAMESCSGANEKLVCGLIGAKGQGFTDLQAFLKQKNTECAAICDVDDKILNQRIADTEKIQGTKPKGFKDFRKLLEEPGIDVIIIGTPDHWHCLPFVYAAQEGKHIFCEKPLANYIEEINIMERAWKRYGTIAQVGQWQRSDKHWKDAVDFVYTGALGKIRTVRCWSYQGWMKSIPVMPDGPVPEGVDYDMWLGPAKARPFNPNRFHFNFRWFWDYAGGLMTDWGVHIIDYGLYGMKAKAPKSIMAMGGKFGYPDDACETPDSMQALYEFDDYTLLWDHGLGIDGGYYGRSHGVGFVGENGTLVVDRNGWEVIPEGGRNPRMERVELKKGDGQGLNNHTANFIDCIKKGDQNTNCHVGIAANTARVAHLGNMALKTGQRLYWDADNSKFIGNDAANELLVPTYRAPWELPKV; encoded by the coding sequence ATGACTAATAGAAGAGACTTTATTAAAACATCGGCAATGGCAACAGCGGGCGTGGGGATTGCGTCAAGTATGCCTTTAGCGATGGAATCGTGCTCGGGAGCAAACGAAAAATTAGTTTGTGGTTTGATAGGAGCAAAAGGTCAGGGTTTTACCGATCTTCAGGCTTTCTTAAAACAAAAAAATACAGAGTGCGCAGCCATTTGCGACGTGGATGACAAGATTCTGAATCAACGTATTGCCGACACCGAAAAAATTCAGGGAACCAAACCAAAAGGATTTAAAGATTTCAGAAAATTGCTGGAAGAGCCCGGTATTGATGTGATCATTATCGGTACGCCAGACCACTGGCACTGCTTGCCGTTTGTTTACGCAGCACAGGAAGGAAAACATATTTTCTGTGAAAAACCGCTGGCAAATTACATCGAAGAGATTAACATCATGGAACGTGCGTGGAAACGCTATGGAACAATTGCCCAGGTAGGGCAGTGGCAACGTAGCGACAAGCACTGGAAAGATGCGGTTGATTTTGTTTATACCGGAGCGTTGGGTAAAATTCGTACCGTACGTTGCTGGTCGTACCAGGGTTGGATGAAATCGATTCCGGTAATGCCCGACGGACCTGTTCCTGAAGGTGTAGATTACGACATGTGGTTAGGACCCGCAAAAGCACGTCCGTTTAACCCGAACCGTTTTCACTTTAATTTCCGCTGGTTCTGGGATTATGCCGGAGGTTTAATGACCGACTGGGGTGTGCACATCATCGACTACGGTTTATATGGAATGAAAGCCAAAGCGCCTAAATCGATTATGGCAATGGGTGGTAAATTTGGCTATCCTGATGATGCTTGCGAAACTCCTGACAGCATGCAGGCTTTATACGAATTCGACGATTATACTCTACTTTGGGATCACGGTCTGGGAATTGATGGTGGTTACTATGGCCGCAGCCACGGTGTAGGTTTTGTTGGTGAAAACGGAACTTTAGTGGTTGATCGTAACGGCTGGGAAGTTATTCCGGAAGGTGGCAGAAACCCAAGAATGGAGCGCGTTGAATTGAAAAAAGGAGATGGCCAGGGATTGAACAACCACACGGCTAACTTTATCGATTGTATTAAAAAAGGCGATCAGAATACGAACTGTCATGTTGGTATTGCAGCTAATACTGCTCGTGTGGCTCACTTGGGTAATATGGCTTTAAAAACCGGTCAGCGCTTGTACTGGGATGCTGATAACAGCAAGTTCATCGGTAACGATGCGGCTAACGAACTATTGGTACCGACCTACCGTGCACCTTGGGAATTACCAAAAGTATAG